tgtacacGCCTTCTGAAGAAGAGGAattatgatattaaataattaaacaatattaatacctatgttttttaaattcactttagTGTTGGCTACCCTAAATTATCATCGTCTAAACCATCTGCTTCTCCAAGACTGCCATATGGTTACCTCAGACATCTATATGAATTCCATGCTTTGAAGACATCATTTGTCTGGTCCCTGTTAAATACATAACAAATGAACAGATGTGAGGTAAAGATGATGTGATTATTACATAAAGCCAGAAAGGCAAAGGAGAAGTTTTTCCAAATGGGCATATCCATAAGCCATGACGAATCCCATCTCTGATATGGTGTGAGGTCCAGGATATAAACAACATCCAGGGAAGAAAGCACCATGAGTCTTTGAGCTTGAAAAGGTGCATAGTAAATTTCAGGGTCAGAACCACGATGGGTATCACGGTAGAACAGTGAAGGAAAGGTCTTCGTGGAAGCGTCAAAGCAGCCTGAGGGGGCAAAGTAGTAGCTAGTATCATTTCCTTCTCGGTgaaacagaattttataaatcctttttcagattttaaaatattttccagagtcTGTTGGACATGCAAGGGAAACATTTTCTATACCACCTCAGAatacaaatatcaaaattatGTATAAAGCAAAGGAGATAAAAGTGTGAGGATATTCtttgcattaaaattaaaatcaaggtTTCAGGAacatggtaattttttaaaacgtTTCCCATTATTCACTTAGAAAAGTCAAAATATGAACATAATTTATATCCTAAATGTATGGTTTATGTAATTTGGATTTTTATAGAATTGTCTGGGGCCTCTAAgagcattgaaaaaaatcttacaaccacatataatatgttttaattaataaagGTTAAAAAGGGGAATATTTTTGTCATAACCATTTTTCATTAGCTGTAAATACCTTtagaatttatttacatttagaaagattttattgttttaaataaatattctaaaattgagttaaataaatttcagtaaaatttctAAACCACTGCAAAAAAAATGTAATCACTATCTgggcaaataaaaattttagacttAACCTCTAAATGATCCATGAGCAAGGTTGTTTTCTCTATCTACTTTAAAGGCTAACTAGCAGCTAGATCATCTCTAACACCAAAAAAGCTGAAGATAGTGATGAATGTCTAAATCTAAATCTCCCCACATATCCTTTGCTCTTGAATCCTGTTCctacaaacaaatgcaaaaaacaaaacaaaaaactacccaaAGCATATAAAAATTGTATCCTAAGACTCCAAACTAAATTAAATATCCTCTAACAACCATGCGGGAATACGAAAAAACATCTTAAAAcagaattcaaaaatgaaaacaatgtagGTTGAAATAACAGTTCTTTAAACtcagtataagaaaaaaagacaaaaactatcTAATAAATGACTATCCTACAATGTTTCCAAAGGGAAATAGGTCAAATGAAAGTTTAATAAGGCATACTGAAAACATGTAGAAAACCaaccaaaagaatgaaaatgatatGAGGAAAAAGgctgaaacagagagaaaatggttGAAATGGAAGATAggcaaaaacagaaataacatatgtataaagaagaaaaacaaaaaaatgaaatggcatTAGAATTTAAAGCTACAGTccaagaaaattctgaaaataagaaaCCTGAATCTATGCATTGAAAGAGCCCATATTAAAAAATTGACACAATGATAAACTTCAAGACAGTTTATTAAAACTATTACcgtaaaaataaaggcaaaatccTTAAGGACTTCAAGCAAAAAGATCAAATAACTTACAAAGGCCAGAGTATCAGACTGGCATCagacttttcaaaaaaaacaaaagcaaagtaaggaaaaaaaggagCAGCATTTTCAAAAtcttcaaggaaagaaaatgcaagCTGAGGATTTTATATCCAGCCAAGCCCTCCTTTAAATATCAAAGCTAAGAAAAATAGTATTAAACATGCAAGGGCTCAGAGAAAATTTTGTACCCATGCACATTCTTGAGGAATCTACAAGAGGATAAGTTTCATCCAACCAATAAATGACTGAGAAATCCTGAGCAAAAGAAGCAATGAGGGGCATTTGATATATTTAAGTGCAGGTAAAAGACTAAAAACAAAGTTAGGGAAAAGGGCGTAGATATAATCCATAAACATTGTATGTTCTGAAAAACgaggaaaaaaggaatttaaaaatttggaggagaaaacaggaggaaagggaaaagtaaaataGGCTCAATGATTGTTGTTTAAAGTGGgagttaaggccgggcgcggtggctcacgcctgtaatcctagcactctgggaggccgaggtgggcggatcgtttgagctcaggagttcgagaccagcctgagcaagagcgagaccccatctctactaaaaatagaaagaaattatatggacagctaaaaatatatatagaaaaaattagccgggcatggtggtgcatgcctgtagtcccagctactcgggaggctgaggcagtaggatcacttgagctcaggagattgaggttgctgtgagctaggctgacgccacggcactcactctagcctgggcaacagagtgagactttgtctcaaaaaaaaaaaaaaaaaaaaaaaaaaaaataaagtgggagTTAAAAGATACCACTAAAAATTGACAAACCAGATAGTAAAAGGTTAATTAAGAAAGCAGAGCTCTGTAAGCACTAAAAAGAGTATAAGTACAAAAGTAACATTAGAATAAACATAATAAACCTCCCTAAATgataacagaaatttttaaaaatagaaaatgacaaagaaaatatgCAGATATTAAAATACAGTGAATATAACACAATACGCAGATCACAACATAAAATAATGGCAAATTTTACACTCAAcatatcaataaatgtgaatggcttaacttacttattaaaagaaaaagatcttcAATTTGGTTcacaaaacaaaatccaattaTATGCTTTATATTAGAAACACACCAAAagtaaaatgattgaaaaaagctgaaaataaaggaatggacaAAGGCATGTCAggcaaatggaaataataaaaaacaggaGTTGGGATACtgatatcagacaaagtagaattTATGTCAAAAGCAATGAAAAGCCACTAAAACCCACAATTCACAGTAAAGATAAAACAGTTATGAATATCCATGTACCAAATAAAACGGCAACAACTTTTATAAAGACATAAGGAGGCACAGAAACACACTAATAATATCACCCTTGGTACAAGACAAGTCAAGTGGACAAGAATAGAAGATATAAGGTACACAGTTGATAAAATGGATCTTTTGGAACTTTACACCCTGATCACAGAGAAATACACATTCTTTCTCAAGTACACATGAAACATTTGAAGAAACTGATCATATATTAATATGGGCACAAAGAAAACATcagtaaatttcaaaaagaactattacaaataattaataaaataaaaagatagaatgGCCCTTCCAcctggaaatttaaaattcttctatTAAACAACTTTGTGTAAAAGGGGAAATACAAACAGAATtacagaatttctaaaaattaataatgaaaaacttcAAATCAGAAACTATGAGATACATTTAAAGTATGGCAAGAAGACTCTTTATAACCTTAAACCCTTaacaggaaaagtaaaataacaaaaatagatgaattatATTTCCAGCTAAAGAGGTTTTGAATAAAGTAAACTAAAAATGCACAAGAAATGAAATAGTAAAGATGCTGTGTTAAAGCCATATCATTTCCATATTTGGCAATgacaaataatgctgcagtgaataacctgtgcatatatatttttgtaccGTGAAagatatatcttttcttttatgcttttaagAACTAGACAGAAATAATAGTATGTAGATAGTCATCTAACAAATTAAAAGCATTCTAGAACTTGGATTAAAAGCAATATACATAGGACAACTCTAGCTATTATGACAGGAGGATTATTTCAAGTAGATAAGCTGTAATCTTTCTGATGTGAAAAATCAATTATACTATATAGAACAAGGCACACAATCATTTCCAGCACctaatttatgaataaattaatttcagaTCATCAACAATTCAGTTTCTAATGAGTTTAAGACAACTTCTATAGATATCTTCTACATCtaaattaattcatttccttCCACCACAGAGCACTTTCATATACTATAATAAGAAAGCTTTAGTTTGTAATCCATGCGAGTAAAAGATAAATCATAGAACTGATTGCAAAGACTGACAACATTTTTAATAGAAAGTATacgattttcttttttttttatttttttattttttgacctcAATACATGCATAAGTATACGATTTTCAATAGTAGGGTAGGATCAAGGAGCCTATGGTAATCACTACTTGTAAGAAAGCAATAACCTAATGCTGAGATGATTAGCATTTATGCCCTGGATATGTTTAAGGGATACTGATTCTTTACACTTTCATTTGTGAATCAAcatctatttatattaataggtgctaaaaaagaaacaaaaaaattcttgttGCTTGGCTGATTTCTAAAATGtcaatgtagattttttttattaagagaaaaataataatgaaagcaaatggcatcatcatagaatTGTAGAAGTAAAAATAGGTCACTGtcataaatattcagttttgatATTTATTACTGATAATCACATACCACCTtatgataaaagtaaaaaaaattttaatacttaaTTCAAAAGTAAGGATCAATACTACCACTATGTTGTACTTTACGTACACTGTCTCCTTTAATCCTTGTAAggaccctatgaggtaggtagtattttacagcagaggaaactgagagTTAGCGAGGTACTCACTTCCCCCATGTAGCgcagttagtaagtggcagacctGGGATTCTCATACTGGGTCTGACTCTACAGCTCATATTTTTGACACTGTTGCGTTTAAATGAattaaagctgcagtccccaacaccCAGTCCAGGGACCGGTACCGATCTGTGGACcattagggaccaggccacagagctccgccACCCACCGCCCTCCTCGGTCtatggaaaacttgtcttccgtgaaacttgggcagggggtggggtgggggtggacgtggacaggaggtgagcagcaagtcagcaagtgaagcttcatctgtatttacagccgctccccattgctcccgGCCACCcgcctgtggaaaaattgtctttcatgaaaccagtccctggtgccaaaaatgttgaggACTGCTGAATTAAAGGATAAATACTCTACACAGcctaaatgctttttaaaattacaataggAGAGTTAAATTCTATATGAATGCATTTATGAATCACATTTTTTATAATGCTTCATAGCTTATCCCAATCTCTACTAATATTCATTGTTAACTATTTACCAGGCCTTGTCACTTACCATGCTCACTTAACCATCACAACAACCCTACAAGGTAAGTAATGTTATAATCCGTGTATTACAGATTGAAGAGATTGAAACTGAAAGAAGTACTCCACTAACACCACACAACATGGATTCAAACTCAAGTCTTCCAGTTCCAATCTTGAACAAAAATGTTATGCTACCTCCACTTTTGGCAAAATATCTATATTTGTCTTTAATCAGCAATTACTGATTCTTTACTGATTAAGTTTCTAAAAAAGTAATACAACTTCTGAGAAATACCTGGTACTGGACATATAATAGGAGGAAGTGAATATTTcccatttgttcaacaaatactgaCATCCACTAGGTGAGCCAGGCATCATTCTAGGCCAGTGGTGAATGAAGGAGACAAAGTCCTTGCTCTGTgagtttatatttctttcctgAAATGTTTATAGATCATAAACACGCAAAAGGCAGGCAAATCTTCTGACATTCATAAAATGTTATCTGAACCACCGCTTTAAGTTTAGTTCATTTGTGAGGCAAATCACTGTATAGCTAAACCCCTGAATGCCTCCATGAAATTCCTCAATTTCTCTGCCTGGGACTGTGTTCTAGCCCGTCCATTGAAATGCATGCCTTTGTCCCTAAGAGGGATTCGGGGAATGAACCCATTCAAG
This portion of the Eulemur rufifrons isolate Redbay chromosome 17, OSU_ERuf_1, whole genome shotgun sequence genome encodes:
- the TMEM267 gene encoding transmembrane protein 267 codes for the protein MASETEKTHALLQSCSTESLVSSLGLGIFCLVADRLLQFSTVQQNDWLRAFSDNAVHCMIGMWSWAVVIGIKKKTDFGEIILAGFLASVIDVDHFFLAGSLSLKAALTLPRRPFLHCSTVIPIVVLTLKFTMHLFKLKDSWCFLPWMLFISWTSHHIRDGIRHGLWICPFGKTSPLPFWLYVIITSSLPHICSFVMYLTGTRQMMSSKHGIHIDV